In Pongo pygmaeus isolate AG05252 chromosome 13, NHGRI_mPonPyg2-v2.0_pri, whole genome shotgun sequence, one genomic interval encodes:
- the LOC129044519 gene encoding LOW QUALITY PROTEIN: olfactory receptor 1L1 (The sequence of the model RefSeq protein was modified relative to this genomic sequence to represent the inferred CDS: substituted 1 base at 1 genomic stop codon), with product MERNHNPGNCNVLNFLIADKKNKRRNFGQIVSDFGRICYSVSLSLGEPTTMGRNNLTRPSEFILLGFSSXPEDQKPLFAVFLPIYLITVIGNLLIILAIHSDTRLQTPMYFLPSILSFVDICYVTVIIPKMLVNFLSETKTVSYGECLTQMYFFLAFGNTDSYLLAAMAIDRYVAICNPFYYITIMSHRRCVLLLVLSFCIPHFHSLLHILLTNQLIFCASNVIHHFFCDDQPVLKLSCSSHFVKEITVMTEGLAVIMTPFSCIIISYLRILITVLKIPSAAGKRKAFSTCGSRLTVVTLFYGSISYVYFQPPSNYTVKDRIATIIYTILTPMLNPFIYSLRNKDMKQGLAKLMHRMKCQ from the coding sequence ATGGAAAGAAACCACAATCCAGGTAattgtaatgttttaaattttttaattgctgataagaagaataaaaggagaaattttgGACAGATTGTATCAGATTTTGGAAGAATCTGTTACAGTGTTAGTTTATCTTTAGGTGAACCCACAACTATGGGAAGAAATAACCTAACAAGACCCTCTGAATTCATCCTCCTTGGATTCTCCTCTTGACCTGAGGATCAGAAGCCGCTCTTTGCTGTGTTTCTCCCCATCTACCTTATCACAGTGATAGGAAACCTGCTCATCATCCTGGCCATCCACTCAGACACTCGTCTCCAGACACCCATGTACTTCTTGCCAAGCATCCTTTCTTTTGTTGACATTTGCTATGTGACAGTCATTATTCCTAAGATGCTGGTGAACTTCTTATCAGAGACAAAGACCGTCTCTTATGGTGAGTGTCTGACCCAGATGTACTTTTTCTTAGCCTTTGGAAACACAGACAGTTACCTGCTAGCAGCCATGGCTATTGACCGCTACGTGGCCATATGTAATCCCTTCTACTACATCACCATTATGAGTCACAGACGCTGTGTCCTGCTTCTGGTTCTCTCcttctgcattccacattttcaCTCCCTCCTGCACATTCTTCTGACTAATCAACTCATCTTCTGTGCCTCCAATGTCATCCATCACTTTTTCTGCGATGATCAACCGGTGCTAAAATTGTCCTGTTCCTCCCATTTTGTCAAAGAAATCACAGTAATGACAGAAGGCTTGGCTGTCATAATGACCCCGTTTTCATGCATCATCATCTCTTATTTAAGAATCCTCATCACTGTTCTGAAGATTCCTTCAGCTGCTGGAAAGCGTAAAGCATTTTCTACCTGTGGCTCTCGTCTCACAGTGGTGACCTTGTTTTATGGAAGCATTAGCTATGTCTATTTTCAGCCCCCGTCCAACTATACTGTCAAGGATCGAATAGCAACAATTATCTACACCATATTGACTCCTATGCTAAATCCATTTATCTATAGTCTGAGGAACAAAGACATGAAGCAGGGTTTGGCAAAGCTGATGCACAGGATGAAATGTCAGTAA